One Chryseobacterium indoltheticum DNA segment encodes these proteins:
- a CDS encoding cupin-like domain-containing protein, whose translation MGVILKPIDIVDDITQEEFREKYLIPRKPVVIKNMARKWPAYQKWTMDYVKEVVGDVTVPLYDSAKADPAAPINTPTTEMKFADYIDLIQREPTDLRIFFFDPIKRANKLLEDYISPSDLMGGFLDKYPSMFFGGKGSVTFLHFDIDLAHIFHTHFNGRKHVLLFEYKWKDRLYKLPYATYALEDFDISNPDFEKFPALDGVEGIECFLEHGDTLFMPTGWWHWMKYLDGSFSLSLRAWDKSWAVKANSLWNLTVQRNFDNIMKGQFKKKYMDWKEKKAVERANYALKKGLPRK comes from the coding sequence ATGGGGGTTATTCTAAAGCCTATTGATATTGTCGACGATATTACTCAGGAGGAGTTTCGCGAGAAATATCTGATACCAAGAAAGCCGGTGGTGATAAAAAATATGGCTAGAAAATGGCCAGCCTATCAAAAATGGACGATGGATTATGTGAAGGAAGTGGTAGGAGATGTTACCGTTCCCCTGTACGACAGTGCAAAAGCAGATCCTGCAGCGCCAATCAATACTCCGACAACGGAGATGAAGTTTGCAGATTACATCGATTTAATCCAAAGAGAACCCACAGATTTGAGGATTTTCTTTTTTGATCCTATCAAAAGGGCAAATAAATTATTGGAAGACTATATCTCTCCTTCAGATTTGATGGGTGGTTTTTTAGATAAATATCCTTCCATGTTTTTTGGAGGAAAAGGCTCGGTAACCTTTTTACATTTTGATATTGATTTAGCTCATATTTTTCATACGCACTTCAACGGAAGAAAACATGTTTTACTTTTTGAATACAAATGGAAAGACAGACTGTACAAATTACCTTACGCTACTTATGCTTTGGAGGATTTTGATATTTCCAATCCTGATTTTGAAAAATTCCCTGCATTGGACGGTGTGGAAGGAATCGAATGTTTTCTGGAACATGGCGACACTTTGTTTATGCCAACCGGATGGTGGCACTGGATGAAATATCTTGACGGAAGCTTCTCTCTTTCGCTTCGTGCATGGGACAAATCCTGGGCTGTAAAAGCAAATTCTTTATGGAATCTTACCGTCCAAAGAAATTTTGACAATATCATGAAAGGTCAATTCAAAAAGAAATACATGGATTGGAAAGAAAAAAAGGCTGTGGAAAGAGCCAATTATGCTTTGAAAAAAGGATTGCCTAGAAAATAG
- a CDS encoding metallophosphoesterase, translated as MKRTLAIGDIHGGLKALKQVLERANVNENDKLIFLGDYVDGWSESSQVIQFLIKLSERQECIFIKGNHDAWTEDWLSLGNAPDVWLFNGGQSTVDSYSEYFLEELEIHLEFFQKMKNYYVDEENRLFIHAGYSSMHGPEKEVYSSNYRWDRTLWETAVAMDKKLSKNSELYPKRLLLYKEIFIGHTPTLHLGVDKPVNKANIWNLDTGAAFTGALSIMNVETKEFWQSDLLPNLYPNEKGRNNYNIKVK; from the coding sequence ATGAAAAGAACATTAGCAATAGGAGATATTCACGGTGGCCTTAAAGCTTTGAAACAAGTTTTGGAAAGAGCCAATGTTAACGAAAATGATAAATTAATTTTCCTTGGAGATTATGTTGATGGCTGGAGTGAATCTTCTCAAGTCATTCAATTTTTAATCAAACTTTCCGAAAGGCAGGAATGTATTTTCATCAAGGGAAATCATGATGCATGGACGGAAGATTGGTTGTCTTTAGGAAATGCTCCCGATGTCTGGCTTTTCAACGGTGGACAAAGTACAGTTGACAGTTATTCTGAATATTTTTTGGAAGAGCTGGAAATTCACCTGGAATTTTTTCAAAAGATGAAAAATTATTATGTTGATGAAGAAAACCGTTTGTTTATTCATGCCGGTTATTCTTCGATGCACGGTCCTGAAAAAGAAGTTTATTCAAGCAATTATCGTTGGGATAGAACCTTATGGGAAACTGCAGTTGCAATGGATAAGAAGTTATCAAAAAACTCAGAACTTTATCCTAAGAGGTTACTTCTATATAAGGAAATTTTCATTGGACATACGCCAACTTTGCATTTAGGAGTTGATAAACCTGTGAATAAAGCCAATATTTGGAATCTTGATACAGGCGCTGCTTTTACAGGCGCATTGTCGATAATGAACGTTGAAACTAAAGAATTCTGGCAGAGCGACTTGCTACCAAATTTATATCCAAATGAAAAAGGTCGAAATAATTATAATATTAAAGTAAAATAA